tatataataatgataatatataaacgcatataataaaaatgataaaactatatatatatatacatatatatatcacttttttaaaaaagaatttaataacaaatgacatatttttaatattatcttaatgaaaaattaaaaaaaaaaaatgtaaaatctTATTTGTTTCTTCTTAAAGGCATTAACCAAActgatgtaaattttttttttattgaatttaaaaaagaattttaaaaatggaagaataataaaatataataaaacttatttaaagGTTCTCAGACATTTTCGAAGCCCAAGGATGACTTTGGCAAGGTGGAACTTCtgggaaagaaaaaagttgatttaatatgaaaaaaaggtTGCGTGAAGGAGAAAAGTTATTCTAACTaaaagtagagagagagagacagagaggaTTCTATCCAACAAGCTAAAGAACTATTATACAATTTAAAAGACTATCTTGACAACCCGCAGTACGTGTGAACAAGACCCTGAAACAGAAAGTGctgaataaataaaatggaaaaaggagaaaagaaagagagtgAGAGAAGTCCAAAAGGCCACATGTTCCGTCTGCTGCTTCCATCCATGATGAAGAAGAGTAAGCTTCCagccaaaaaaaacaaaatgggcAGAGCAAGGTTTCTATCTGTACAAAAGGTTGGCAAATCCAGGCTCTCTAAATGTGAGCCCCAAAACAGATGGTGTAGGAGGCCGATGTATGATCTTGGAAATGAGTTAGGCATTTGTGTTCATTAGCTTAGCGTTTCGTTCTAAGACTTTTGGGAGTTGGTTTTGATCCGAGTTTCTTTGACTTGAAGTTTTTACCCTTGGAGCTGAATGTGCCATCGTCAGAATCATTGTCACTATCAACACCCCCAAATTTCCGTCTGCTTTTCTTCTCACTTCCACAAAGAACAATCTTCTTTTCATCCTTCTGTTGTACAGGCTCAGACTTGTCCTTGGGCCTCCAGATGAAAAGAGACCTGAGAGAATGAAATTGGTGAACTACATATTTGAACCCATATCAACAAATGAAAGAAGCAGTTGCCATGTAGGGGAACAGACAGCCAAACACACTCTCTATTACTGGCCTAATATGCCATATCGTACATGTCTGGCACAGACTTCACTCCTACAGAGCCCATCATTGTGTTAACTGGgaaaaaaggatgaaaaataaGGCCCTGTTGATAGCCACTAGGTTCCGGTGCACTACTAAACCAAGACCTCTAATTAAActctcataaaaaatatttttcttttccaactaCAGGGGTTCCACACagatcttttctttttgcttgAATTTTCTACCATAGTTCATTATCAAAAGCTTGGTTAGATAATAAATTGTGGAGGTATATAATACAAGGTTATTAACAGGAAccagaaggaaaagaaacaatctAATTCAAGGTGCCTAAAGAAAAACACTGTTCTTTGGAGTAGCAGTTACCTACCAAAACAGACAATATGGAGAAATTAGAACCAGggttaaattcaaatttataatgGCTTTTAGGGAAGatgggaagatgattggcaaaGTCTTTTCTAAAAGGAGTGTCTGCTAAGTGCTTTCTTAAATTGGTTGAAAAGATTATTTGGCTTCAGTTCTTCTAAAAAGACACATCTGCTAAATGCATTCTTAAATAGCATGAGAAATGGTAAAGTTCTGAAATTCAAATGGCAGCCCCAAATCAAACTTTTGACACCATCATGGGATAAGTTGAGGTGAGCAGAGTTCAAACCTTGAACTGCCAGATGCCAGAACATCATCTCGTGGATGTAGCTTGTTCACAGGACTGATAGTTGTGATGTTTGGATCCATGACCTCAGCAACCAGTTGCCCAGTGCTGATGTCTATGAAATCAATGGGATGCAAGGCAGCTCCATTATAATTTTCACTTATGTAACGACCAACAACCACAAGGGACTCCGCCGGGTCCTGCATCAGAAAGCATATAAGaagatttgaaacaaaaatagaagcactcaaaaaatttaaaaataaatatttttaacacaacATAAACAGCATTACCTTTGGATCCCATTCAGCACGAAAAGGAGTCAAATGTCGATTGAAATCATGACTATGTACAATTTCTCTACTTGGGGAGTTCAAATTGCCAAAGATAGAATCCCATACACGAATACGGTTATCTTGAGATGTAGTAAGAATTTTGCAACCGGACTGCGGAGAGAAATATGCAGCATTAACAACACGGCCATGTGGAAGGTTGTGAAGAGAAGATCCAGCTTCTAATCGCCGCATATCCCATATACGAGCCTGAGAAGGAAAACCATTCCATGTTTATGACTGTTGTAAACAACAAACTAAAAAGAACAGTGTTACAGGATGACATGCCACTTGAGCTTGTCTTCATACAATCTATTGATTTTCTTCAAACCAACAATAGTAACAAAGACAATTACTCCAGTATTAGTAATGGTATCAGTAACAGTTACTCAACAGTTACAACATCAGTGGCAAGAAATTCAAATAGCTAAGCAAATTATGAAAGCTTACAAAGTGATCATTGCCACAACTCAAAAGAAGCTCTGGTTGAAGAGGATTGCAGTGAAGCCCAACGACTTTGCTACCTTTCTTATGGATCAAAATAGCCTCCCCAGTTTGGTTGTTGGAGCGGGTATCCACCCTATACATGCCACAAGAGCAGAATTTAaccaaatttgtttttagtacATGTTCTGTTAAGCTGTAGTAAGTTGCTTGCAGTAGACAGATTATAAGTTCTACATGTCAGTTCTAAACGTCTAGCACAGCAGTGTACTATGACGACAAACAAACAAGGACTATATGATCTTCTAATCATCCTATTAGAATAAAGTTGTTAAAATTTGGGCCACAAGCATTATTCATACAGAAGGAATTAGATGATCAGAATTACCTAGAAATGATCTTGGCTTATCTCATCCCCCAATATTGGCCtatcaattaaataattcaagtgCAGACATTTCCTTAGAACAGTTGATTAGTTACCTACATACCATTTATTTCACTTAGTGTATATTTCTGATTGTTCCAATACCATTTCTGTAAGCATGCATGATAGAAGATAAACTTTGCACAGGGGAATTGTTATAAATGGTAACAATTGGTTAGTAAGTGGGTAAACGTTGTGATACTGCCAGTatcttttgtttcttaatttcttctttcaatATACCACTTCATTTGTAATAATAAGTCTTCAGCAAGAGAAATACTTACAAGTAGAGAAATCCAAAGTTATCTGCAACAAGCACAAGACCTTTCTCTGAGTTAATATCCATGCCATAGAGCATCCTCCAAGTGCTTGGGCCCTAGAGGCAAACCATATTGTAAGTCATACTAGGATGAAAAATGTCAATATCAGTTCATTGTATAAACATTAAACTTTTGCATCCTCCCACCCCAATGATTGCAAGTAATGCAACTAATAGGAAGAAATATAggttaagattaaataattcaatatttCAGATATGCtgagattcattaaaaaataatgtactTTTAGCACACAAGGATTCAAAAACTAAGTCAGTCCACAAATTTTACATAAAGATTCAAATGACtcaattaatataattgaataaaGGGGGGCGGACATACTGCACAAATGGTAGGCTAATTATCTAAACAGATAGGATTGGAATTTCACCCTCCACATGACATGGGGAGTTGTTAACTTTCTATCTGATCCTCAGTTTTAAACAGACTTCTAATGGCTGAATACAATAAGTGATAACCCAgtgatattttttgaaaaagaaaaggtaataCTGCTTCAAAGTTCTGAAACTCCTTATCTTAATACAATAGCACAAGGTACTTGAAGAATCATGATTTGGGAGTTTTATGCAGCATAAAATTTTAGAGAACCACAAATTTGATGGAAAGTCTGATCTAAGAGCTGATTGAGTGGTTGAAAATCATTTGAGGCACTTGATAATTTGAATATCACACCACAAGGCAGACTTTATGAACATTTATAAGAAAGATGAGGATGAGAATTACCTCCCACCCATTAGGGTTAAGGTTCATCAAAGATGATGAAATTCCAGTCTCCAAGTCTGTGCAACTGATGGTTCCATCTGAGGATGCAGCATATATTGTTTCATCATTTGTTGGTTTGAACCTGCAAGAATTTAAATAATGATCACCCTTCTGCCTGAGGAATTAGATACAGATACATATCGATTTTCATCCAGAGATGCATACAAACAAATAGATGTAAAAGGCCATAACATGATAAGGAACTAACTCACCTCATGTTATTAAGTATACAGTGGTGTATGTTTCCATAAACTGTCTTTTCATGAACTTTATTGTAATCCCAGATTCCAAGTTGCCctttcttttaaaatgaaacagAAACGAGAGAGCAAGTGTCAATATCAAGAAACATACACCCTTAGCCAACAAATACCTGAATCAATTGTTTGCATATAAGCTAGAGGAAATTGACCTTGTCTCCTGATAAAAGAATGTTATTGTTTGTTGGGTGGAACTCCAGGCATGTGACCCGCCTACTGTGATATCTAATAACTGCACAATCCACTTGATCGGGGATGATAAAGGCCGTTCTGATCTATTGACAGGTAACAATGAAGAAATATATACATCTCAGTCAACATAACAGAATCTCCACAGTAGATCACTATATGATGGTACAGCATTGTGAAGATTCAAAAAGCTCCAGAATAGCACAAACATCAAACAAATAACTCATCTTCATAGTTAACATGTACTGATATCTTAAACATAAGAAACAcccttttcaataaaataacaaaaaaatatctgCTACCACATAAATAAGCATGATAGACAGGGTGGGCTTACCGCAGGAATATCAGGTTGAAGCTGCCGTCTGAAAACATAATCCAAAGAACTCCTAGTATTTCTATTGGGTGCTGGGATGACACCATGCTCAGTTGCCACTTTGTGTGGGCAAGTCATTGTAGTGTGGCCTTCAATTCCCAAAACCAACATAGCAAAACACGTaattaacttcaatttttttttgataggtaataatTAACATCAcacaatctaaaaaaaaaaaaaaatactaaaaaagaaGTGAAAGGAAGAAATAAGTTCAATTCAATTCATTAACAAATCCAACCATCGGCATACAATACAGaaaggaaattgaaaaaaaaccaAGCAAAAGCATTATGCCAAGCAACTCGTGTGTGTTAACAAAATCTGGCAGCATTTCGTTGTATCATCATCAATGCAATTAAATACCCAATAAATTCAATTCAGCCCGTAGATAAAACACAACGAAACCGTACAAAAATTACCAGGCATCTTGCAGAGAAAGCAGGGCTTCATTGGGCAGTCTATGTAAGTAGCTCCCTTGAATCCTGCTTCATGACCCTTTCGCTTGCATACCTACACCACCATAATCATGGGGAAAAAAACGAataaaaaatgccaaaaaaattcaaatccgAAAGGGCAAAGAAAAACAGGGGTAGCCTTACTTTGCAGACTTTCGTGAGAGCAATAGTGATGGgcactctctctttcttctttgaaCCCAAACCCTCTTCCACGTTCTCTCCATTTTCAACTTCTGCAAGTTCTtcactctcttcttcttcttgcacTTCTGGTTCTGGGTCCTCCTCTTCTTCTGATGATGAACTTTTTTCAGACTCCGTATCTCTCTCAATTACAACTCTAGGAAAAGACCCTCTTCTTGTCCGCGGAGCCATTTCCAGGAACGGAAAAACCAGCGACGAAGTCAGACTAACGCCGTTGAAATCACGGCGGTGAGAGCAACCTCCTTAACCTGAGAGGGCACCCAGATGTTCAATTACTGATTTGTCCTTCTGTTAACCCCCAATCGGTGACATCGATGTATAGGGTTTTCTCAGGATTATAGTGCAATCTCGGGGCTAGTTTCGGCATAACGTTTGTGAACGAGGCGGGAGATGACGTGGATTAATATCGGCCGTGAGAGACGGTGCATGTCTGATCGTACGACACCGTTTTATTGGGTTGGCCTATTTATTTCACTCTACCAGTACAAACGTGGCAACACACAAGGAAGAGAAACATTATCCTAACCCTAGTCCTGAAACTCCTGATAATGCTCTCTTTTCGATTTCCAATTTCAGCTGATAACGCTCGCCATATTCTCAAGTCCAAACACTCTTCTTGTACTTTTCGAAGTAACAGAATcgattcattttcttttcctccaatCCCAGTTCCCAGATTTCACAAACTTCGCACAGCTAAAACTGATGTAGTTGGGGAAGAAGAAGCAAGAGAAGTAAACGAGAGAGCGGAGGAATTTCCGGACGGTCTTCTTAGAGAACTGATGCCGGAACACGTGGCCGTCATTATGGACGGGAACGTGAGGTGGGCACAGAAGAGGGGTTTGCCGGCGGCGTCGGGTCACCAAGCAGGTGTGAGGTCGTTGAGAGAGCTGGTGGAGCTCTGTTGCAAATGGGGGATCAAAGTTCTCTCGGTTTTCGCATTTTCCTATGATAATTGGTCTCGTTCCGAAGTAAGTTGTGTGTGATATTTCGAGTTCGTATttgtttggtgtttttgatTCAGTGATTTTGTGTTGAATTTCGTGACATTTAGCTTGGTTATCGTGCAGGGGGAGGTTGGTTTTCTTATGAGCTTGATCGAAAGAGTGGTCAAAGCTGAGCTGCCCACTTTTGGGAGGTTGGTGATAACTTGCTCCTCCTCTGTACAATATATTATCACTTTGAGGGAGAGATATAAATAGTGCTTAATATGAAACAAATGAAAGATGGTGTGCTTTAAGCTCTGTTtggattttagaaaaattaatggaaaatgTCAAAAATAGCTTGAGAAAGGAGTACATTTGTAAGTGAGCTTCAGTACTTCATTCCTTTACCTTTTGTATACAAAGGGAATGGTGAAAACCAATGGAGTGTGAGTGTGTTTCAAAGGAGattattaaaaatgttgtgGTTTCAGAGAGATAAAACGAGCATATTGAAATGGAggagttgattttttttccccacattttcttagcaaccaagcAGAGTGTTGAAGAGAAATCATAGAATAATTGTCCCatagtgcttttttttttttttttccccttttgtgtAGATAGATAATCTGTTGGCAGGAGGAATTTTAGTCAATGatctttacttattttattaatatatttatatgtctCTAGACTTTACCTTTTTGTTTCAAATAGGATCCCCCAACTATGTGGGAGCATATTGCTTTTTCAGGGTCAATGGTTTTTCATTATTCCTTTGGTGTCTGGCAATTGAATTGAACCGTGTACACTTTGTTAACTGTATGCATTCAACAATCAGGAAAAGTTAACACGGAGCTAGTACTAGATTCTCTTCTATAGCTTGAAAATGGATTTGTGAGGGACCTCATCTTTTagcaaaatttcttttcttgatgTTGGGTAATCATATACTTGATTGAACTCCACAATAGCAATTGTCCCGTTCCATTTGTCATTCAGAACTCACTCTCTAGATATTAAAGGTTTGTGTCATGCACCATGTGTCATACACTTCTAGAGAGTAAGAGGATTTGTCTTGTCATTTACGTGTACAAACACTTAGTGAATGGCTGATGTTGAATATGGTCAGATGGTGATTGTTTGTGTATTTGTTTAACTGTCATGTTATATACATGTAAGTCCAGGGATTCTTATTTCTAGTGTAGCCATTGGACTGGTGTTGCTGGCAACATCATCATAGTTTTATTGCTATTGAGTTGGTGATCCTGAGGGTGCATGTGTAGAGAAAACATAGATTGAGTTGGtttcttgttttcttatttGAACAGGGAAGGCATTCGAGTGTCCGTGATTGGGGATGTGTCAAAGCTTCCTGAGCAACTACAGAAACTGATAATTGATGTAGAGGAGACCACTAAGGAGAACTCGCGATTACAGTTCATTGTGGCACTTAGCTATAGTGGGCAGCGTGACATACTACAAGCATGCAAAAACATTGGTCACAAAGTAAAGGATGGCCTTATCGAACCGGAAGACATCAACAAAAGCCTAATTGAACAGGAGCTACAAACAAACTGTACTGAATTTCCCTTCCCTGATCTACTTATACGAACTAGTGGCGAACTTAGAGTCAGCAATTTCATGTTGTGGCAAATAGCCTACACTGAACTTTGCTTTTTTAGCACACTGTGGCCTGATTTTGGGAAGGATGAGTTTGTGGAGGCCTTACGTTCTTTTCAGAAAAGGCAGAGACGATATGGTGGGCGAAACTGAGTTTACTAATTACATATAGATCCCCAACTTCTGCTCCATTCATATGGAGAACTTGTATACCATTATATGAAGTTGAATTCCTGAGAATTCACTTATTACACACAGATCCCCAACCTATACTCCATTCATATGGAAAACTTGTACCATTATATGAATCTCATTCTTCAGAAGGGAACTGATCATACCCTGCTTCCAAGTTTTAAGCATGAAGTAGCTTGCCATTTATGTACATACTTTTACTTCATACATGTCTATTCTGTAATGATATAAGCATTCAACACTCTCCTGCTGatgaatttatttgttattgttGGTCATCTTGGCAGGGGTAAATCTCCTTTCTTTTCATCCTACTTGCAGACAAAGAGCCATGGATGAGTTTAAATATTCTAAATGTGTTACTGCAGATTATACAACAAGGTGACTTACTACAAGATCCCCATCTACCTGTACTAAAAAAATGTCAGATGGTTGTGTGATTAGTGcgggttatttttatttcttattcacTTTGTATTAGTGCAGATTCATACAAGATTGCCAGCAAAGGTCTCTCATCTATATCTGTATATATTTAAGACTATTCAGATGGTCGTGCCATAGTGTCCGATCATATGAAGTGACCTATATAGGTTAAAGATGGCAATGAATAATTCAGCAATTTCCAATACTATTGTGACCCTGATTTTAACCTTACGACTTTTCTGCCTGGGTAAAATGGTTGACATTGTGCTTAATGTTGGAACAATTTTGAGTTGATTAGAAAGCCCTTTGACATTAAAAGAGCTTCGTCCTTGTCCACACCAACATTGTCTCCAAGTCCAAATTTCAGATGTTTGGCATGGATTGCTTTACTGAACTATTGGAAAGTGATGTCCTAAACTGTTATACTACAAAGCTTGCCCATGTGCCACTTTTCTAACCAAATGTCTCTATTACCCTCGAACTGCAGATGACACCTGCAGGAGAGGCCACCACAGCCCATCAAATGGAATTTTGGCCCTTCTATCAATAAAATGTAAgtcttcctattttttatttttcatattagttTCAAAGTGTATTTTGAATATGTGACTTTTTTAGAACTCAATAACCGTAAATTTAAAATGTGGTTTTAAAGTATGTAGCGGTTTCATAAGCCATAATTAGAAGGGTGGCTTGTAATAAGGGAAACAGCTTCTTTGAACCCAAATCCCTTCAGATGTTCCCGCATTTTGTAAACACTGGACCCCGTACAAGAGGAAAAACCCCACCCAAACTCAATAGTTCTAAAGGGCCCTTTTCTTATCCATTGACATCCTTTGATTCTTTTACTAATTCACGAAATTACTATAATACCCTCATAGTGAAAGAGGATGTGTGTAAATTACAAAATGCCTCTCTTCAACTTCCCCACACATCCataaaaacctaattcaccacCTGCTTCCCTTATCGAGGATGGAATGAATAGAAGGGGAGGAGGAAGTGGGAGTCTGGTAGAGGAATGGAAAGAAAGTGAGGGATAGTAGGTGGGGGCAATTCGAGCATTTCACTTATGTtcttatttaaaacataaaatctcataaaaaaaatcccttttaaATATTAGCGTGTGAAATATAAGGTGGGTTGAGAGCACTTTCTAGAGTTTGAGGGAAATGTTTTTGGAAATAGTTTTAACAaataacaaaagtttatttaagaacataaaatctTCTTAatctgtttttatttcttaaaaaataatttttgtatacaatattttatttttaattattttctagctttgtataattatttttataataattataaaaaaaataaaaagatattgtctgtttttaaaaaaattttaaaaatttatatatttttttttgttatcaaacatttttttatttatttttattctggataacaaaaatatgttttcaaaaacaaatacaCAGCCTTTTGTGTGTTTTGAGGTTGTGGAGGGATTTACGCGGAGTCGGCCGTTGTGGTAATCCAACCTCTAGGTGGGCCATAAAGAAAACGTGGGGCGCCCTTGGAATATGGATTGGAAAAGGAAGCCCAAACGACACTTGCTGTAAGGATAGGAATCATAGGATAAATCCGTAATTAAAGCCCGGGACATTGACTCCACCTTTGTTTCACTCCAATTTGGCTTCTTATAAGAATTTGCAACGGCGTAGAGCCCTGCGTTCAGACGCCTCGCCACGGATTTTGTTCAAGTGGGACAGCCCAAACCACTCCCTCACTCACTTTGCATTTGGAACTCTCTGGGGTTTTAATTTTCTcggtttcttctttttcttcttttcgtTTTCCTTGTTGTATGGAATTCATTTTCCAGGCAAAACAGGGAGATGGGGAAGTCGTTCATTGACTCTCTGAAATTGCTTGAAGCAGATATTCAGCATGCAAATACCCTGTAACTCTCTTTCTCTTAGATTTGATTTTTCATCTTGGTGGCTGAAAAGGGTTTTAAGCTATTGAATTTTTGGTTGTTCGGCACTGAATTCAGTGCGGTTTTTCGTGTTTGTTTTTGGAAACAGAAACATCATAGAAGAAAAGTTTGGAATTTTATGTCGAACGGTGGGTTGGGCTTTTGAAATactatcttttttcttttgggtgtATGGACTGAAGATGATAGTGATCAAGTTGGTGTGGCGTAATCAACTGCATCTAATTCTGCAgatttcccttttctctttgttATTACCAATATTGCTATTGTTTGATAGTCTGTTTTGTCACTCTGTTTTTGCATTCCCCTTTCTCATATTTAAGGCTTGGAATGGTTGTTTTGGTGCCATTCGGCGAAGATTGTTATGGGGCTCTCAGGCAGAGGTGGCCAATCTCCAACTAAAAACGGGGTCTTTTAACCTTATAATATGTGATGCTTTCCTTCAGTTTCCACCTCCCTTTGTCCTATCGAGTATAATG
The sequence above is drawn from the Vitis riparia cultivar Riparia Gloire de Montpellier isolate 1030 chromosome 6, EGFV_Vit.rip_1.0, whole genome shotgun sequence genome and encodes:
- the LOC117916075 gene encoding protein DAMAGED DNA-BINDING 2, coding for MAPRTRRGSFPRVVIERDTESEKSSSSEEEEDPEPEVQEEEESEELAEVENGENVEEGLGSKKKERVPITIALTKVCKVCKRKGHEAGFKGATYIDCPMKPCFLCKMPGHTTMTCPHKVATEHGVIPAPNRNTRSSLDYVFRRQLQPDIPAIRTAFIIPDQVDCAVIRYHSRRVTCLEFHPTNNNILLSGDKKGQLGIWDYNKVHEKTVYGNIHHCILNNMRFKPTNDETIYAASSDGTISCTDLETGISSSLMNLNPNGWEGPSTWRMLYGMDINSEKGLVLVADNFGFLYLVDTRSNNQTGEAILIHKKGSKVVGLHCNPLQPELLLSCGNDHFARIWDMRRLEAGSSLHNLPHGRVVNAAYFSPQSGCKILTTSQDNRIRVWDSIFGNLNSPSREIVHSHDFNRHLTPFRAEWDPKDPAESLVVVGRYISENYNGAALHPIDFIDISTGQLVAEVMDPNITTISPVNKLHPRDDVLASGSSRSLFIWRPKDKSEPVQQKDEKKIVLCGSEKKSRRKFGGVDSDNDSDDGTFSSKGKNFKSKKLGSKPTPKSLRTKR
- the LOC117916079 gene encoding dehydrodolichyl diphosphate synthase 2, which encodes MLSFRFPISADNARHILKSKHSSCTFRSNRIDSFSFPPIPVPRFHKLRTAKTDVVGEEEAREVNERAEEFPDGLLRELMPEHVAVIMDGNVRWAQKRGLPAASGHQAGVRSLRELVELCCKWGIKVLSVFAFSYDNWSRSEGEVGFLMSLIERVVKAELPTFGREGIRVSVIGDVSKLPEQLQKLIIDVEETTKENSRLQFIVALSYSGQRDILQACKNIGHKVKDGLIEPEDINKSLIEQELQTNCTEFPFPDLLIRTSGELRVSNFMLWQIAYTELCFFSTLWPDFGKDEFVEALRSFQKRQRRYGGRN